A single window of Eucalyptus grandis isolate ANBG69807.140 chromosome 1, ASM1654582v1, whole genome shotgun sequence DNA harbors:
- the LOC104435786 gene encoding 3beta-hydroxysteroid-dehydrogenase/decarboxylase isoform X1 → MAAIGDSWSAGSSPTRRTCVVVGGRGFVGRWLVLRLLELGQWIVRVADSDPSLRLDPSAEPDAALARAVSSGQASYHHLDVRDRSSVLGVIKGSQAVFYTDVMDLSGQDFYNSYMIIVQGVKNVINACRECKVKRLIYNSSADVVFDGSRDIIGGNESLPYPWKYADMLSDLRAQAEALVLFANDIDGLLTCALRPSNIFGPGDAQFVPAVVNLAQSGWMKFIIGGGENLCDFTYIENVAHAHICTEEALCSRTVFVAGKAFFITNNEPVKFWEFISLLLEGLGYQRPFIKLPVSMVYYFFLLLEGMFESLGITKNSYIMSARHYVQVASRNRTFDCSAARKQLEYSPTVTLKDGIATTIASFSHYSRDSSYGGEGEFPEQSKADWMLGGGKVADILLWRDEKETFAYFLISVVLFYWFFISGRSFISSTAYLLLMLMMALVGYGYLTSNLFDSNIKTASFSCFDMHKSIVEESLGSIILLWNRGARIMRSVAKGEDWNIFFKTAVATYFLRLIVSYYLTYVVGAALICSFTCFFIYEQYESEIDTLERVLISGMKTLKGWLVSFLPLSKTPHGCTQDL, encoded by the exons ATGGCGGCGATCGGCGACAGCTGGTCGGCCGGCTCGAGCCCCACGCGGCGGACCTGCGTCGTGGTCGGCGGCCGCGGCTTCGTCGGGCGCTGGCTCGTCCTCCGCCTCCTGGAGCTCGGCCAGTGGATCGTCCGCGTCGCCGACTCCGATCCCTCCCTCCGGCTCGATCCGTCGGCGGAGCCGGACGCGGCGCTCGCCCGGGCCGTCTCCTCCGGCCAGGCCTCCTACCACCACCTCGACGTCCGCGACAGATCGTCGGTGCTCGGAG TTATTAAAGGTTCACAGGCTGTGTTCTATACGGATGTTATGGATTTATCCGGTCAAGATTTCTACAACTCTTACATGATCATTGTTCAAG GTgtaaaaaatgtcataaacgCTTGTAGAGAGTGCAAAGTCAAACGGCTAATTTACAACAGCTCTGCGGATGTTGTTTTCGATGGTTCAAGGGACATAATTGGTGGAAATGAATCATTGCCATATCCTTGGAAG TATGCAGATATGTTGAGTGACCTCAGGGCTCAAGCGGAGGCACTTGTTTTGTTTGCAAACGATATTGATGGTCTCTTGACATGTGCCCTTCGTCCTAGCAACATTTTTGGTCCCGGAGATGCACAGTTTGTGCCAGCAGTTGTAAATCTAGCACAATCCGGCTGGATGAAG TTTATTATAGGAGGTGGAGAAAATTTGTGCGACTTCACCTATATTGAGAATGTAGCTCATGCCCATATTTGCACGGAAGAAGCTTTATGTTCTCGGACTGTCTTTGTAGCGGGAAAG GCATTCTTCATCACTAACAATGAACCAGTGAAGTTCTGGGAATTCATCTCTCTCTTATTGGAAGGCTTGGGATATCAAAG GCCTTTCATAAAGCTGCCTGTTAGCATGGTCTACtattttttcttgcttcttgAAGGGATGTTTGAATCATTGGGCATCACAAAGAACAGTTATATTATGTCAGCTCGCCATTATGTTCAAGTAGCCTCCCGAAATAGAACCTTTGATTGCAGTGCGGCCCGGAAGCAACTTGAATACTCTCCGACTGTTACCCTAAAA GATGGCATCGCAACAACCATTGCATCATTCTCTCATTATTCCAGAGACTCATCTTATGGGGGAGAAGGTGAATTCCCTGAACAGTCAAAAGCAGATTGGATGCTTGGCGGTGGAAAAg TAGCGGACATTTTGCTTTGGAGAGATGAGAAGGAGACATTCGCCTACTTTCTGATTTCGGTGGTGTTGTTTTACTGGTTCTTCATTAGTGGAAGAAGTTTTATCTCATCGACTGCTTATCTACTACTCATGTTGATGATGGCTCTCGTTGGGTATGGTTATCTGACATCAAACCT GTTCGATTCTAATATCAAAACAGCgtctttctcttgttttgatATGCACAAAAGCATAGTAGAAGAGTCGCTTGGGAGTATCATCTTGTTGTGGAACAGAGGGGCCCGTATTATGAGATCAGTGGCAAAAGGAGAGGATTGGAACATTTTCTTTAAG ACCGCTGTCGCTACGTATTTCTTGAGGCTCATTGTATCATATTACCTGACTTACGTAGTTGGTGCAG CTCTCATCTGTTCGTTTACTTGCTTCTTCATCTACGAACAATACGAATCGGAGATTGACACACTTGAAAGGGTTCTGATAAGCGGAATGAAAACCTTGAAGGGATGGTTGGTGAGTTTCTTGCCTCTTTCCAAAACGCCACATGGCTGCACACAAGATTTGTAG
- the LOC104435786 gene encoding 3beta-hydroxysteroid-dehydrogenase/decarboxylase isoform X2 — protein MAAIGDSWSAGSSPTRRTCVVVGGRGFVGRWLVLRLLELGQWIVRVADSDPSLRLDPSAEPDAALARAVSSGQASYHHLDVRDRSSVLGVIKGSQAVFYTDVMDLSGQDFYNSYMIIVQGVKNVINACRECKVKRLIYNSSADVVFDGSRDIIGGNESLPYPWKYADMLSDLRAQAEALVLFANDIDGLLTCALRPSNIFGPGDAQFVPAVVNLAQSGWMKFIIGGGENLCDFTYIENVAHAHICTEEALCSRTVFVAGKAFFITNNEPVKFWEFISLLLEGLGYQRPFIKLPVSMVYYFFLLLEGMFESLGITKNSYIMSARHYVQVASRNRTFDCSAARKQLEYSPTVTLKDGIATTIASFSHYSRDSSYGGEGEFPEQSKADWMLGGGKVADILLWRDEKETFAYFLISVVLFYWFFISGRSFISSTAYLLLMLMMALVGYGYLTSNLMQFNNHCGNTIHYPHRQECN, from the exons ATGGCGGCGATCGGCGACAGCTGGTCGGCCGGCTCGAGCCCCACGCGGCGGACCTGCGTCGTGGTCGGCGGCCGCGGCTTCGTCGGGCGCTGGCTCGTCCTCCGCCTCCTGGAGCTCGGCCAGTGGATCGTCCGCGTCGCCGACTCCGATCCCTCCCTCCGGCTCGATCCGTCGGCGGAGCCGGACGCGGCGCTCGCCCGGGCCGTCTCCTCCGGCCAGGCCTCCTACCACCACCTCGACGTCCGCGACAGATCGTCGGTGCTCGGAG TTATTAAAGGTTCACAGGCTGTGTTCTATACGGATGTTATGGATTTATCCGGTCAAGATTTCTACAACTCTTACATGATCATTGTTCAAG GTgtaaaaaatgtcataaacgCTTGTAGAGAGTGCAAAGTCAAACGGCTAATTTACAACAGCTCTGCGGATGTTGTTTTCGATGGTTCAAGGGACATAATTGGTGGAAATGAATCATTGCCATATCCTTGGAAG TATGCAGATATGTTGAGTGACCTCAGGGCTCAAGCGGAGGCACTTGTTTTGTTTGCAAACGATATTGATGGTCTCTTGACATGTGCCCTTCGTCCTAGCAACATTTTTGGTCCCGGAGATGCACAGTTTGTGCCAGCAGTTGTAAATCTAGCACAATCCGGCTGGATGAAG TTTATTATAGGAGGTGGAGAAAATTTGTGCGACTTCACCTATATTGAGAATGTAGCTCATGCCCATATTTGCACGGAAGAAGCTTTATGTTCTCGGACTGTCTTTGTAGCGGGAAAG GCATTCTTCATCACTAACAATGAACCAGTGAAGTTCTGGGAATTCATCTCTCTCTTATTGGAAGGCTTGGGATATCAAAG GCCTTTCATAAAGCTGCCTGTTAGCATGGTCTACtattttttcttgcttcttgAAGGGATGTTTGAATCATTGGGCATCACAAAGAACAGTTATATTATGTCAGCTCGCCATTATGTTCAAGTAGCCTCCCGAAATAGAACCTTTGATTGCAGTGCGGCCCGGAAGCAACTTGAATACTCTCCGACTGTTACCCTAAAA GATGGCATCGCAACAACCATTGCATCATTCTCTCATTATTCCAGAGACTCATCTTATGGGGGAGAAGGTGAATTCCCTGAACAGTCAAAAGCAGATTGGATGCTTGGCGGTGGAAAAg TAGCGGACATTTTGCTTTGGAGAGATGAGAAGGAGACATTCGCCTACTTTCTGATTTCGGTGGTGTTGTTTTACTGGTTCTTCATTAGTGGAAGAAGTTTTATCTCATCGACTGCTTATCTACTACTCATGTTGATGATGGCTCTCGTTGGGTATGGTTATCTGACATCAAACCT TATGCAGTTTAATAATCATTGTGGAAACACCATTCATTATCCTCACAGACAGGAATGCAATTAA
- the LOC104435856 gene encoding probable hydroxyacylglutathione hydrolase 2, chloroplastic isoform X2, whose amino-acid sequence MKQLCLRKGLPYGLLRFLSIPFKTLWGASRSLKVTQFCTVSSVSSSLQIELVPCLKDNYAYLLHDVDTGTVGVVDPSESRPIIDALSRKNRNLNYILNTHHHYDHTGGNVELKARYGAKVIGSGMDRDRIPGIDIALNGGDKWMFAGHEVLVIETPGHTRGHISFYFPGSGVIFTGDTLFSLSCGKLFEGTPEQMASSLKKITALPDDTNIYCGHEYTLSNSKFALSIEPNNEALKNYAARVAHQRSKGVATIPTTLKMEKMCNPFLRTSSSEIRQLLSIPATADDAEALGIIRQAKDNF is encoded by the exons ATGAAACAGCTTTGTTTGAGGAAAGGACTTCCGTATGGATTGTTGCGTTTCCTGTCTATTCCTTTCAAGACCTTGTGGGGTGCCAGTAGATCGCTCAAAGTTACTCAATTTTGCACTGTGTCGAGCGTGTCCTCCTCTTTACAGATCGAATTG GTACCATGTCTCAAGGACAACTACGCATATCTTTTACATGACGTGGATACTGGGACAGTTGGAGTGGTTGATCCATCTGAATCTCGACCTATAATTGATGCTTTGAGTCGGAAAAACCGAAATCTCAACTATATATTAAATACCCATCATCATTATGATCATACTGGAGGCAATGTAGAGCTAAAAGCAAGGTACGGTGCTAAG GTGATTGGTTCAGGAATGGACAGGGACAGAATACCTGGCATAGATATAGCCCTCAATGGTGGGGATAAATGGATGTTCGCTGGACATGAGGTGCTTGTGATTGAAACTCCAGGACATACTCGAG GCCACATTAGTTTCTATTTTCCTGGATCTGGAGTAATTTTCACTGGAGATACATTGTTTAGCTTATCGTGTGGCAAGCTCTTTGAAGGGACTCCTGAACAG ATGGCGTCATCCCTCAAAAAGATCACAGCTTTGCCAGATGATACAAACATTTATTGTGGTCATGAATATACATTG AGTAATTCAAAGTTTGCATTGTCTATAGAACCCAACAATGAAGCACTTAAAAACTATGCAGCGCGAGTTGCTCATCAGCGCAGCAAAGGCGTAGCAACG atcCCAACGACTCTAAAGATGGAGAAAATGTGTAATCCATTCCTTCGCACTTCGAGCTCGGAAATTCGACAGTTGCTAAGTATTCCAGCCACAGCAGACGATGCCGAGGCATTGGGTATTATTAGACAAGCAAAGGATAATTTTTGA
- the LOC104435856 gene encoding hydroxyacylglutathione hydrolase 2, mitochondrial isoform X1, with product MQTISKASCTMASFPCTRVKSGLCVWPGMKQLCLRKGLPYGLLRFLSIPFKTLWGASRSLKVTQFCTVSSVSSSLQIELVPCLKDNYAYLLHDVDTGTVGVVDPSESRPIIDALSRKNRNLNYILNTHHHYDHTGGNVELKARYGAKVIGSGMDRDRIPGIDIALNGGDKWMFAGHEVLVIETPGHTRGHISFYFPGSGVIFTGDTLFSLSCGKLFEGTPEQMASSLKKITALPDDTNIYCGHEYTLSNSKFALSIEPNNEALKNYAARVAHQRSKGVATIPTTLKMEKMCNPFLRTSSSEIRQLLSIPATADDAEALGIIRQAKDNF from the exons ATGCAGACGATCTCCAAAGCCTCCTGCACCATGGCTTCCTTCCCTTGCACCAGG GTGAAGAGCGGGCTATGCGTGTGGCCGGGCATGAAACAGCTTTGTTTGAGGAAAGGACTTCCGTATGGATTGTTGCGTTTCCTGTCTATTCCTTTCAAGACCTTGTGGGGTGCCAGTAGATCGCTCAAAGTTACTCAATTTTGCACTGTGTCGAGCGTGTCCTCCTCTTTACAGATCGAATTG GTACCATGTCTCAAGGACAACTACGCATATCTTTTACATGACGTGGATACTGGGACAGTTGGAGTGGTTGATCCATCTGAATCTCGACCTATAATTGATGCTTTGAGTCGGAAAAACCGAAATCTCAACTATATATTAAATACCCATCATCATTATGATCATACTGGAGGCAATGTAGAGCTAAAAGCAAGGTACGGTGCTAAG GTGATTGGTTCAGGAATGGACAGGGACAGAATACCTGGCATAGATATAGCCCTCAATGGTGGGGATAAATGGATGTTCGCTGGACATGAGGTGCTTGTGATTGAAACTCCAGGACATACTCGAG GCCACATTAGTTTCTATTTTCCTGGATCTGGAGTAATTTTCACTGGAGATACATTGTTTAGCTTATCGTGTGGCAAGCTCTTTGAAGGGACTCCTGAACAG ATGGCGTCATCCCTCAAAAAGATCACAGCTTTGCCAGATGATACAAACATTTATTGTGGTCATGAATATACATTG AGTAATTCAAAGTTTGCATTGTCTATAGAACCCAACAATGAAGCACTTAAAAACTATGCAGCGCGAGTTGCTCATCAGCGCAGCAAAGGCGTAGCAACG atcCCAACGACTCTAAAGATGGAGAAAATGTGTAATCCATTCCTTCGCACTTCGAGCTCGGAAATTCGACAGTTGCTAAGTATTCCAGCCACAGCAGACGATGCCGAGGCATTGGGTATTATTAGACAAGCAAAGGATAATTTTTGA